The following proteins come from a genomic window of Saccharicrinis carchari:
- a CDS encoding RDD family protein: MEYVHISTTQNIELEYKIAGIGDRILAFAFDMLVLSSWYILWAVLLVRPGGFAPWHVIFILPATFYTLLTEFFLDGQTFGKMLLKIKVAPLDGAELTLGKSLTRWLLRIIDIWIMWGTVAVIAILVSNKAQRLGDMLSNTTVVKATRPILLEQTSYVEVPPDYIPVYPQSYMLSDEDAATIKEVLRFVEGQNDSGGLIEYHPLHLKTQNALKQKLGITRINGSAKTFLEDLLRDFNYLHK; this comes from the coding sequence ATGGAATATGTACATATTTCCACTACCCAAAATATTGAGTTAGAATATAAGATTGCCGGTATTGGCGACCGTATTCTGGCATTTGCTTTTGATATGCTTGTGCTGAGTTCGTGGTATATTTTATGGGCTGTGTTGCTGGTGCGCCCCGGTGGTTTTGCACCCTGGCATGTTATTTTTATATTGCCCGCCACTTTTTACACTTTGCTCACCGAATTTTTTTTAGATGGGCAAACCTTTGGTAAGATGCTGTTAAAAATAAAAGTAGCCCCTCTCGACGGAGCGGAACTAACGCTGGGCAAAAGTCTTACTCGATGGTTGTTGCGCATTATAGACATATGGATTATGTGGGGTACGGTAGCCGTAATCGCAATTTTGGTAAGCAACAAGGCGCAGCGTCTGGGCGATATGCTAAGCAATACCACCGTGGTAAAAGCAACTCGCCCCATATTATTGGAACAAACAAGTTATGTAGAAGTCCCGCCGGATTACATCCCTGTGTACCCGCAATCGTATATGCTCTCGGATGAGGATGCCGCTACCATTAAAGAAGTGCTGCGATTTGTGGAGGGCCAAAACGATAGTGGAGGCCTAATTGAATATCATCCCCTGCACTTAAAAACGCAGAATGCCTTAAAGCAAAAACTTGGTATCACCCGGATTAACGGATCGGCCAAAACTTTTTTAGAAGACTTATTGAGAGATTTTAATTACTTGCATAAATAA
- a CDS encoding 3-oxoacyl-ACP synthase III family protein, producing MKIYAVATGTGSYIPPVVIKNIDFANRQFLNDDGTPIETPGEEIVSKFEQITDITERRFAEDKYVTSDIATFAAENALDAANFDREKLDYIIVAHNLGDIKHGSHFPDTLPTLASRVKQKLKIKNPKTVAYDITFGCPGWTQAMVQAKYYIESGDAKSALVIGADTLSRMMDEHDRDAMLFADGAGAALLQAVESDTPVGILKHAARTDTEDHMDLLQMGNSYNSTLKDDHMYLKMHGRRLYNYALTYVPMVAKECLDANNLSLGDVSKVLIHQANAKMDEGILKRLYRLYNQKEVDYDIMPMTIKTLGNSSVATVPTLFDLIVRGKLKGQSLQSGDYVMMTSVGAGMNINAYMYKMP from the coding sequence ATGAAGATTTATGCGGTTGCTACTGGTACAGGGTCGTATATACCACCCGTGGTAATAAAAAACATTGATTTTGCAAACAGGCAGTTTTTAAATGATGACGGTACCCCTATAGAAACACCCGGAGAAGAAATTGTCAGTAAATTTGAGCAAATTACAGATATCACGGAAAGAAGATTTGCCGAAGATAAATACGTAACTTCCGACATAGCTACTTTTGCTGCCGAAAATGCACTCGATGCCGCTAACTTCGACAGAGAAAAGCTGGATTATATTATAGTTGCTCATAACCTGGGCGACATCAAACATGGTAGTCATTTTCCGGATACACTACCTACCCTGGCCTCCCGGGTAAAGCAAAAACTTAAAATCAAAAACCCCAAAACGGTTGCTTACGATATTACTTTTGGTTGCCCCGGGTGGACACAAGCCATGGTACAGGCCAAATATTATATTGAGTCCGGTGATGCTAAAAGTGCTCTGGTTATTGGAGCCGACACGCTTAGCCGTATGATGGACGAACACGACAGGGATGCGATGTTATTTGCAGATGGAGCCGGTGCTGCATTACTACAGGCGGTAGAGAGTGATACCCCCGTGGGTATTTTAAAACATGCGGCACGTACCGATACTGAAGATCATATGGACCTGCTTCAAATGGGGAATTCATACAATAGCACCCTTAAGGACGACCACATGTACCTTAAAATGCATGGCCGAAGGTTGTACAACTACGCCCTCACGTACGTGCCCATGGTAGCCAAAGAGTGTTTGGACGCCAATAACCTGAGTCTTGGTGATGTTAGTAAAGTGCTTATCCATCAGGCCAATGCCAAAATGGACGAAGGTATACTAAAGCGCTTGTATCGCTTGTATAACCAAAAAGAGGTAGATTATGATATAATGCCCATGACCATTAAAACTTTAGGCAACAGCTCCGTGGCCACGGTGCCCACCTTATTCGATCTGATTGTACGTGGTAAATTAAAAGGACAAAGCCTGCAAAGTGGTGACTACGTAATGATGACCTCCGTGGGGGCGGGCATGAACATTAACGCCTATATGTATAAGATGCCCTAA
- a CDS encoding UDP-2,3-diacylglucosamine diphosphatase, translating into MEKGKKIYFASDVHLGAPSIKDGRKHEKIFVDWLDSIKTDVAELYLLGDIFDFWFEYKHVVPRGYSRFLGKICEFTDSGIPVHFFTGNHDVWVFDYLPKETGMIVHHQPLKTKLNGKRFYLAHGDGLGPYDKNYNFLKKIFTNKILQWMFARLHPNFGVGFARKWSKQSRLKNENSDEAKFLGEEKEWLMLHARDILEKEHFDYFVFGHRHIALNTKFKENSHFIYLGDWVNHRSYGVWDGKKFELKFLS; encoded by the coding sequence TTGGAAAAAGGGAAGAAGATTTATTTTGCCTCGGACGTGCATCTCGGAGCGCCATCAATTAAAGATGGAAGAAAACACGAAAAGATATTTGTTGATTGGCTGGACTCCATTAAAACCGATGTAGCCGAATTATACTTGTTGGGAGATATCTTTGATTTTTGGTTTGAATATAAACATGTAGTTCCACGCGGATACAGCCGATTTTTGGGTAAAATTTGTGAGTTTACAGACAGTGGTATTCCCGTTCATTTTTTTACCGGTAACCACGATGTATGGGTGTTTGATTATCTGCCAAAAGAAACGGGTATGATAGTGCATCACCAACCCTTAAAAACAAAACTCAATGGCAAACGATTTTATTTGGCACATGGCGACGGTTTAGGACCCTATGATAAGAACTATAACTTTTTAAAGAAAATATTTACCAATAAAATATTGCAATGGATGTTTGCTCGCCTGCACCCAAATTTTGGAGTTGGTTTTGCGCGTAAATGGTCTAAACAAAGCAGGCTGAAAAACGAAAATTCAGATGAAGCAAAATTTTTAGGCGAAGAAAAAGAATGGCTAATGCTTCATGCCAGAGATATACTGGAAAAGGAGCATTTCGATTATTTTGTTTTTGGGCACCGACACATAGCACTTAATACGAAATTTAAAGAAAACAGCCATTTTATATATTTGGGCGATTGGGTAAACCATCGTTCGTACGGAGTATGGGATGGCAAAAAATTTGAATTAAAATTTTTAAGCTAA
- a CDS encoding NADPH-dependent FMN reductase → MYKLKIISSTVRPGRKGPIVARWITELAKQNKNFNVELIDLGEINLPMMDEPNHPVLKKYQHEHTKQWSAKIEEADAFIFVTGEYDYNYPAPLRNALEYLFLEWNYKAAGIVSYGGISGGTRAANSLKADLSTFKIVPLTEAVNFPFFQQNINEQNELEVTDSSHRAAQAMFKELIRWTKGLKGIREDKG, encoded by the coding sequence ATGTACAAGCTCAAAATTATTTCTTCTACCGTTCGTCCTGGTCGTAAAGGCCCGATTGTAGCCAGGTGGATTACTGAATTAGCAAAGCAAAATAAAAACTTTAACGTTGAACTTATAGACCTTGGCGAGATTAACTTGCCCATGATGGACGAACCCAATCATCCGGTATTAAAAAAGTACCAACATGAACATACCAAACAGTGGAGTGCCAAAATAGAGGAAGCTGATGCTTTTATTTTTGTGACGGGCGAGTACGATTATAATTATCCGGCACCCTTACGAAACGCATTGGAATACCTCTTTTTAGAGTGGAATTATAAGGCAGCAGGCATTGTGAGCTATGGAGGTATTTCCGGGGGCACCAGAGCTGCAAACAGTTTAAAAGCAGACTTGTCCACCTTTAAAATAGTGCCTTTAACAGAAGCAGTAAATTTTCCGTTTTTTCAACAGAACATAAATGAGCAAAATGAATTAGAAGTTACGGATTCTTCGCACAGAGCTGCACAGGCTATGTTCAAAGAATTAATAAGATGGACAAAAGGCCTGAAAGGAATAAGAGAAGATAAAGGGTAG
- a CDS encoding stage II sporulation protein M: MKEITFIKRNKMRWESFEKDLKGTTKMHPDNLADQFIQLTDDLAFARTFYPHSHIIAYLNALTVKAHREIYKNKKEKSSRFKSFWLTELPIELYHSRKNFIISLVIFLMAGLLGAVSALNDDGFVRLIMGDSYVNTTLDNIERGDPMGIYGHMGEVEMFFAITFNNIRVSFIVFVFGMFTSLGVGFVLVRNGIMLGAFQAFFYQKQLLSVSTLAIYIHGALEIPAIIIAGGAGIILGNSLMFPKTLPRITSLQIGVGRGMKIMMGLVPVFLVAGFLESFVTRFYNTIPLAINLFIILGSLGFIVWYFFIYPTVVHKQRNCSGIPRNAEAIRA, from the coding sequence ATGAAAGAAATCACTTTTATCAAGCGAAACAAGATGCGCTGGGAAAGCTTCGAGAAAGATTTAAAGGGGACTACTAAGATGCACCCGGACAACCTGGCCGACCAATTCATTCAACTGACCGACGATCTGGCCTTTGCCAGAACCTTCTATCCCCATTCCCATATCATCGCTTATCTTAATGCGCTAACGGTAAAAGCACACCGCGAGATTTATAAAAACAAAAAAGAAAAATCAAGTCGTTTTAAATCTTTTTGGCTTACAGAACTGCCCATAGAGCTGTATCATAGCCGTAAGAATTTCATTATTTCCCTGGTCATTTTTTTAATGGCCGGTTTGCTCGGTGCTGTTTCGGCGTTGAACGATGATGGTTTTGTGCGTTTGATAATGGGCGACAGCTATGTTAACACCACACTGGATAATATTGAAAGGGGCGATCCGATGGGAATATACGGCCATATGGGAGAAGTGGAAATGTTTTTTGCCATCACATTTAATAACATTCGGGTTTCTTTTATCGTTTTTGTTTTTGGCATGTTCACCTCACTCGGTGTAGGGTTTGTATTGGTCCGAAATGGAATTATGCTTGGTGCTTTTCAGGCATTTTTTTATCAGAAACAACTTTTATCCGTCTCCACACTCGCCATTTACATTCATGGGGCACTGGAGATCCCGGCCATTATAATTGCCGGTGGTGCCGGTATAATACTGGGCAATAGCTTAATGTTCCCTAAAACCCTGCCACGCATTACTTCGCTGCAAATAGGAGTAGGAAGGGGGATGAAAATTATGATGGGTTTAGTGCCTGTATTTTTGGTAGCCGGGTTCCTGGAGAGTTTTGTTACCCGTTTTTACAATACCATTCCGCTGGCCATTAATCTTTTTATTATATTAGGCTCTTTAGGTTTTATTGTGTGGTATTTTTTCATTTACCCCACAGTAGTACACAAGCAACGTAATTGTTCCGGAATACCCCGCAACGCAGAAGCAATCCGGGCATAA
- a CDS encoding SGNH/GDSL hydrolase family protein, producing the protein MLKPPKIFLYYLIVLMMFGVLSYFIPADGVKLGSSEYKLRWLSLSKIFTHEEMPLPVPASDTAMLTINELDDSGANILQPFDSITTDTLTTISQLIVDTIVRDSVAPELRLIYPQAFKQLLQAFYRKIETADDSGKVIRILHMGDSQIEGDRISRYLRQSFQTNFKGSGPGLVPLYDPLKQFPSVWIRNDGLWSEHVVYKYPRMIKDNQYGIMGKVSLIDSVGESSVHVTRSSMAQPGASHYYKSRLFLKNIVHPFTIKAYWGNELISSDSLKTDENITEINWTFQSAPKKFSLFFESEISPLFLGMSLDSLTGIAVDNIAMRGQSSPRLDKTDTLLYKQMAGHMNIGMVILQYGTNMVPTVTENYTFYRLTFYRQLQILKQTMPGVPVVVVGVGDVGKLTDGRAEAYTHIYKIKEAQKAAAVKAGFAFFDLFEAMGGQGSMIEWVNGNPRLAMSDYTHFNKPGGKKVADWLYSAIMNEYERGGGAQP; encoded by the coding sequence ATGTTAAAACCCCCCAAAATATTTTTATACTATCTTATTGTTTTAATGATGTTTGGGGTGCTCAGTTATTTTATACCTGCGGATGGTGTAAAGTTAGGATCCTCGGAATATAAACTACGATGGCTTTCTCTGAGTAAAATATTCACACATGAAGAAATGCCCTTGCCTGTTCCGGCGTCGGATACAGCAATGCTAACAATCAATGAATTGGATGACTCCGGGGCCAATATACTTCAACCATTTGATTCAATTACCACCGACACCCTCACCACCATAAGCCAATTAATTGTGGATACAATTGTCCGGGATAGTGTGGCTCCCGAATTACGTCTGATATATCCGCAGGCATTTAAACAGTTATTACAGGCCTTTTACCGTAAAATTGAAACGGCCGACGATTCCGGAAAAGTGATACGCATTTTGCACATGGGCGATTCGCAAATAGAGGGCGACCGCATATCGCGTTATTTGCGTCAGAGTTTCCAAACGAATTTTAAAGGCTCAGGACCGGGGCTTGTTCCGTTGTACGATCCGCTTAAACAGTTCCCATCTGTATGGATACGTAACGATGGTTTATGGAGCGAGCATGTGGTGTACAAGTACCCAAGAATGATAAAGGACAATCAATACGGCATTATGGGCAAGGTTTCTCTTATCGACTCGGTGGGGGAGTCATCGGTACACGTTACACGTTCGTCCATGGCACAACCGGGTGCATCCCATTATTACAAGTCGAGGTTATTCTTAAAAAATATTGTCCACCCGTTCACCATCAAGGCCTATTGGGGCAATGAACTGATTAGCTCCGATTCGCTAAAGACAGACGAAAATATCACGGAGATTAACTGGACTTTTCAAAGTGCACCAAAAAAATTTTCCCTCTTTTTTGAGTCGGAGATTAGTCCATTGTTTTTGGGCATGAGTTTAGACAGCCTGACTGGCATTGCGGTGGACAATATAGCCATGCGCGGCCAATCATCACCCCGGCTGGATAAAACGGATACACTTTTATATAAGCAAATGGCCGGGCATATGAATATTGGTATGGTAATATTGCAATACGGTACCAATATGGTTCCTACTGTAACTGAAAATTATACTTTTTACCGTCTCACTTTCTACCGACAACTGCAAATTCTTAAACAGACTATGCCTGGAGTGCCCGTTGTGGTGGTTGGCGTGGGCGATGTGGGCAAGCTTACTGATGGTCGTGCAGAGGCTTACACTCATATTTATAAAATTAAAGAGGCGCAAAAAGCAGCAGCAGTAAAAGCGGGTTTTGCTTTTTTTGATTTATTCGAAGCCATGGGCGGACAGGGTTCCATGATTGAATGGGTTAATGGAAATCCCAGACTGGCCATGAGTGACTATACGCATTTTAATAAACCCGGTGGCAAAAAAGTGGCCGATTGGTTATATAGCGCCATTATGAATGAGTATGAAAGGGGTGGGGGAGCGCAGCCATAA
- a CDS encoding TlpA disulfide reductase family protein, which yields MNILRTVLFAAILFAMGSCGNKNQLKVSGKILSAEGKTLYLQHLNLDGVTPLDSAILGKKGTFKFSVPRLKHPTFMLLKLSENNLITLLADSTEKIEVLADAKNLETSYTVSGSMGSSYVKTLNSKLQSTKNDIDSLITKYNALPQSESEDGDKLRQSLQETVNKQKDFIYDFVMNNPRSFASYYAIFQRFDDGTLILDPNNKKDLNMYATVATSLNLIYPEAERVEQLKNFVLSVKREQRSQLLSDKMLSEAKGVSSIPEIEEENLQGEKVKLSSLKGKLVLLSFWASWDAKSVQENKRLLSIYKKYNSKGFEIYQVSLDKSKLLWEDAIKKDQLPWINVSDLQYTNSYPARLYNVQQLPGNYLISREGEIIGKNLFGRVLDEKLNDLLN from the coding sequence ATGAATATATTAAGGACTGTACTTTTTGCGGCAATCCTATTTGCAATGGGAAGCTGTGGTAATAAAAACCAGTTAAAAGTTAGTGGCAAAATTTTATCAGCTGAAGGAAAAACACTTTATCTTCAACATCTTAATTTAGATGGAGTTACTCCGCTGGATTCGGCTATACTCGGAAAAAAGGGTACTTTCAAATTTTCAGTTCCCCGATTGAAACATCCTACTTTTATGTTGCTGAAATTATCGGAAAATAACCTGATAACCCTATTGGCCGACTCGACCGAAAAAATTGAGGTGTTGGCCGATGCAAAAAACCTTGAAACCAGTTACACGGTATCCGGTTCTATGGGCTCCTCCTATGTAAAAACACTAAACAGTAAGCTTCAATCTACCAAAAACGATATAGACAGCCTGATTACCAAGTACAATGCACTGCCGCAATCCGAAAGTGAAGATGGCGATAAGTTACGCCAATCACTGCAGGAAACGGTAAATAAACAAAAGGATTTTATTTACGATTTTGTGATGAACAATCCACGTTCTTTTGCCAGTTACTATGCTATTTTTCAGCGTTTCGACGATGGTACACTCATTCTCGACCCTAACAATAAAAAGGACTTGAATATGTATGCCACGGTAGCAACCAGCTTAAATTTAATTTATCCCGAAGCGGAGCGTGTGGAGCAACTTAAAAACTTTGTGCTTAGTGTTAAAAGAGAGCAGCGATCACAACTTTTGTCGGATAAAATGTTGTCCGAAGCCAAAGGGGTGAGCTCCATTCCCGAAATTGAAGAGGAAAACCTGCAAGGTGAAAAAGTAAAACTCTCATCGCTTAAGGGTAAATTGGTGCTGCTTTCGTTTTGGGCGTCGTGGGATGCTAAATCGGTGCAAGAGAATAAACGCCTCCTAAGCATCTATAAAAAGTACAATTCAAAAGGTTTCGAGATATATCAGGTATCGCTGGATAAAAGCAAGCTGCTATGGGAAGATGCCATTAAAAAGGACCAACTTCCTTGGATTAATGTGAGCGACCTGCAATACACTAACTCTTATCCTGCACGCTTATATAATGTGCAACAACTGCCTGGCAATTATCTTATTAGCCGCGAGGGTGAAATTATAGGAAAAAATTTATTCGGCAGGGTGCTGGATGAAAAATTGAACGACCTGCTCAACTAA
- a CDS encoding acyloxyacyl hydrolase yields the protein MRGFLKWCIGLLFMSYGTLYAQDSEPTNQFRFFEIKGHSGAHLYTGEKLKEALENGYGAIEVRYGWQSNNPDAWQSYFAYPAYGIGWYSGFIGNPDLLGQPGAFYGFISFPLLKPNRHQMVIEPAFGLSYDLNPYNPETNISNDAIGSRFNVYFNLNLGAKYRLNREMDLIYGLDFTHFSNGRMFKPNAGLNMWGLNLGFRYHFNAQQKRVDNAEFPQQILNVRPKPIPKQKAPSIRKSTIAVYGAGGLVQNDENSGTTKQYVTVSTMAEYMYILNAKSGFAVGLDAFYDSSLEKYFPNDNLYFFGFHGGYDLMFWKMALRFQVGSYLHQRARKYKGKFFIRPALKFHATEHLFAQIGLKTQDGFKADWIELGLGVRLW from the coding sequence ATGAGAGGGTTTTTAAAGTGGTGCATAGGGTTATTGTTTATGAGTTATGGCACATTGTATGCGCAAGATTCAGAACCTACAAATCAATTCAGGTTTTTTGAGATTAAAGGGCATTCGGGTGCCCATTTATATACAGGTGAAAAATTAAAAGAAGCCCTGGAAAATGGTTACGGGGCGATTGAGGTTCGCTATGGTTGGCAGAGCAACAATCCGGATGCCTGGCAGAGTTATTTTGCCTACCCGGCCTACGGTATAGGATGGTATAGCGGTTTTATAGGAAATCCTGATTTATTGGGTCAACCCGGCGCTTTTTATGGATTCATCTCTTTTCCGCTATTAAAGCCCAACAGACACCAAATGGTAATTGAACCAGCATTTGGATTGAGTTACGATTTAAACCCGTACAATCCGGAAACGAATATAAGCAATGATGCTATTGGCTCCCGATTTAATGTTTATTTTAACCTGAACCTGGGTGCCAAATACAGGCTAAATCGGGAGATGGATTTAATTTACGGGCTCGACTTTACGCATTTTAGCAATGGCCGAATGTTTAAGCCCAATGCAGGATTAAATATGTGGGGATTAAACCTTGGGTTTAGATATCATTTTAATGCGCAACAAAAAAGGGTGGATAATGCGGAATTTCCACAACAAATTTTAAATGTTCGTCCTAAGCCTATTCCCAAACAAAAGGCGCCATCCATTCGTAAATCTACAATAGCTGTTTATGGCGCCGGAGGATTGGTGCAAAACGATGAAAACAGTGGTACCACCAAGCAATATGTCACTGTTAGCACCATGGCCGAATATATGTATATTTTGAATGCGAAAAGTGGTTTTGCCGTAGGATTAGATGCCTTTTACGATTCCAGCTTAGAGAAATATTTTCCAAATGATAATTTATATTTCTTTGGATTTCATGGTGGTTACGATCTAATGTTTTGGAAAATGGCGCTTCGTTTTCAGGTGGGAAGCTACTTGCACCAAAGAGCCAGAAAATACAAAGGCAAGTTCTTTATCAGACCGGCCCTAAAGTTTCATGCAACGGAGCATCTGTTTGCTCAAATCGGCTTGAAAACACAAGATGGTTTTAAAGCCGATTGGATAGAGTTGGGATTAGGCGTCAGGTTATGGTGA
- a CDS encoding zinc metallopeptidase → MGLLFIFGVFLLLSWAVSSTLKSKFKKYAKIPMAYGMTGKDVAEKMLRDNDIHDVKVVSVPGQLTDHYNPANKTVNLSPEVYRGYGVSSAAVAAHECGHAVQHAHGYAALELRSALVPIQNVSANVLNVIFMVMIFGGLLLPELLPYKLALQIIIACYAVFTLFAFITLPVEINASHRALVWLDSSGVATGAIHHKAKDALKWASYTYVVAALSSLVTLLYYVLSYIGMND, encoded by the coding sequence ATGGGCTTATTATTTATTTTTGGTGTGTTTTTATTGTTGAGCTGGGCTGTTAGTTCAACATTAAAATCAAAGTTTAAAAAGTATGCTAAAATCCCGATGGCGTACGGGATGACGGGTAAGGATGTGGCAGAAAAAATGTTGCGCGACAACGATATCCACGATGTAAAAGTGGTTTCGGTACCAGGACAGTTGACCGACCATTATAATCCGGCCAACAAAACGGTAAATTTAAGTCCCGAAGTATACAGAGGGTACGGTGTATCATCGGCTGCAGTAGCTGCGCACGAGTGCGGTCACGCCGTACAGCATGCACACGGGTATGCCGCTTTGGAGCTACGTTCGGCACTGGTGCCTATTCAAAATGTAAGCGCCAATGTTTTAAATGTTATATTTATGGTAATGATATTTGGCGGACTTTTGTTGCCTGAACTGCTGCCATATAAGCTGGCTTTGCAAATCATCATTGCCTGTTATGCTGTTTTTACCTTATTTGCATTCATTACACTGCCGGTAGAAATCAATGCATCGCACAGAGCCTTGGTTTGGTTAGACAGTAGCGGTGTAGCAACCGGCGCCATCCATCACAAAGCCAAAGACGCCCTTAAATGGGCCTCTTATACCTACGTGGTAGCGGCGCTATCATCCTTGGTTACACTTTTATATTATGTGCTTAGCTATATTGGGATGAATGACTAA
- a CDS encoding MBOAT family O-acyltransferase → MELLLSLLRHNPNASFVFTHYLFWLFYGIVLFGNALLYKRSVLRNAFLFVASIFFYYKAGGYYFFLLLFSTLVDYSIGIGMGTASKQGLRKLLLTLSLFVNLGLLAYFKYSYFIADLLQQTTGIQLHVANYFSVFTNALFNANLDVEHILLPVGISFFTFQTISYSVDVYRKRIEPVKNILDFGFYVSFFPQLVAGPIVRAWEFIPQLHKKYVLSEKRFWLAVWLIMGGLFKKMVISDYLSVNLVDRVFDAPMMYSGVELLMAAYAYTMQIYCDFSGYTDIAIGVALILGFKLPDNFNLPYVATSVTDFWRRWHISLSSWLRDYLYIPLGGNRRGLVRTGINLMITMLLGGLWHGAGWLFVIWGALHGLALLFEKLIFAGIKNTRFKIPGFIGFLFTFHFIVGTWIVFRSPDVETLQLFFIRLLSAFSIYDMAKLFNSYSGVLLILFLGYMIHWLPSELERLLKWKLVKANIIVKILAVVIFGVIIYQFSLLDIKPFIYFRF, encoded by the coding sequence TTGGAACTTCTGCTAAGCTTATTACGACATAACCCAAACGCCAGTTTTGTTTTTACACATTACTTATTTTGGCTGTTTTATGGCATTGTGCTTTTCGGAAACGCTTTGCTATATAAGCGCAGCGTGTTGCGCAACGCTTTTTTATTTGTTGCCAGTATATTTTTTTATTACAAAGCGGGTGGATATTACTTTTTTTTACTGCTGTTTTCAACTTTGGTTGATTATTCCATTGGCATAGGTATGGGAACAGCCAGCAAACAAGGACTACGCAAATTATTACTTACGCTTAGTTTATTTGTAAACCTTGGGCTGCTGGCCTACTTTAAATACAGCTATTTCATTGCCGACCTCCTACAGCAAACTACGGGAATACAGTTGCATGTGGCTAACTATTTTTCGGTGTTTACCAATGCTTTGTTTAATGCAAATTTAGATGTAGAGCATATCCTTTTGCCGGTGGGAATTTCGTTTTTTACTTTTCAAACCATCAGTTATTCCGTGGATGTATATCGGAAAAGGATTGAACCGGTAAAAAACATTCTCGACTTTGGGTTTTACGTTTCGTTTTTCCCACAACTTGTGGCAGGGCCAATTGTAAGAGCCTGGGAATTTATTCCTCAGCTGCATAAAAAATATGTGTTGTCCGAAAAACGATTTTGGCTGGCGGTTTGGCTTATTATGGGAGGCCTGTTTAAAAAAATGGTGATATCCGATTATCTGTCTGTAAATCTTGTGGATAGGGTTTTTGACGCACCCATGATGTACAGTGGCGTAGAACTGCTGATGGCAGCCTATGCATATACCATGCAAATTTATTGTGATTTTTCGGGTTATACCGATATTGCCATCGGTGTAGCTTTGATATTAGGATTTAAACTGCCCGATAATTTTAATCTGCCTTATGTTGCTACTTCGGTGACCGATTTTTGGCGACGATGGCACATCTCTCTTTCATCGTGGTTGCGCGATTACCTTTATATACCTCTGGGCGGGAACAGGAGAGGGTTGGTGCGTACGGGTATTAATTTGATGATTACTATGCTACTGGGCGGATTATGGCACGGCGCCGGATGGCTTTTTGTAATATGGGGTGCACTGCACGGACTGGCCCTGTTATTTGAGAAATTAATTTTCGCGGGTATAAAAAATACCAGGTTTAAAATACCCGGGTTTATTGGCTTTCTGTTCACCTTTCATTTTATTGTGGGCACCTGGATAGTGTTTCGCTCCCCCGACGTGGAAACACTGCAATTGTTTTTTATACGTTTGTTATCTGCCTTTTCTATATACGATATGGCCAAGCTTTTCAATTCTTATTCGGGCGTTCTGCTCATCCTGTTTCTGGGGTATATGATTCATTGGTTGCCCTCGGAGCTCGAAAGGTTGTTGAAATGGAAACTTGTTAAAGCCAATATAATCGTTAAAATACTGGCGGTAGTTATTTTTGGCGTAATTATATATCAATTTAGTTTGTTGGACATCAAACCATTTATTTATTTTAGATTTTAA